A part of Aspergillus flavus chromosome 1, complete sequence genomic DNA contains:
- a CDS encoding Six-hairpin glycosidase-like protein: protein MAKMALGYRLPLLVSLLALFQFALAQKCWRNVTCTGPKDSAFPGLWEENIYAPSSRTVSPKRKILSLARPNATVDYQKSKPYTLNGNGSAVVFDFGIEVGGIVTLDYTSKGGSGALGLAFSEAKNWIGEWSDSSNGAFGPDGALYANFTKDGSASYVMPDKSLRGGFRYLTVFLVTEDQVSVDVDAVSLEIGFQPTWSNLRAYQGYFHSNDDLLNRIWYSGAYTLQTNAVPVNTGRQVPMLKKGWANNATMGPGDTILVDGAKRDRAVWPGDMGVAVPAAFVSTGDLESVKNALQTMYDTQDKTTGAFDESGPPLSQKDSDTYHMWSMVGTYNYLLYTNDTSFLSKNWNKYQKAMDYIYNKVDNSTGLLNVTGTRDWARWQQGYNNSEAQMILYHTLTTGAQLASWAGSSSLTDKWNAQATDLVQSINEYCWDDEYGAFKDNATATALHPQDANSLALLYGIVDPDRASRISKNLLQNWTPIGAETPELPNNISPFISSFEIQGHFKIGQTARALELIRRSWGWYLNNPNGTGSTVIEGYLVDGSFGYRSDRGYSHDPSYVSHAHGWSAGPTNALTTYVLGLSITSPRGLTWKIAPQFGDLKTVEGGFTTSLGKFQASWDKSPDGYTLQFSVPPGTKGNLTLPYVRSSEKPSITIDGNNINKGVYYVDDTATITVSGGGSHRVVVS from the exons ATGGCAAAAATGGCTTTGGGGTACCGATTACCTCTCCTCGTGAGTCTGCTGGCACTCTTTCAATTTGCCCTGGCGCAAAAATGCTGGCGAAACGTCACATGTACCGGACCGAAAGATAGCGCCTTTCCAGGGCTGTGGGAGGAAAATATTTACGCGCCATCGTCCAGAACTGTCAGCCCTAAGCGGAAGATCTTATCACTGGCCAGACCGAACGCCACGGTCGATTATCAAAAGTCTAAACCGTATACGTTGAACGGCAATGGATCGGCAGTGGTGTTCGACTTCGGTATCGAGGTGGGCGGCATCGTCACCCTGGATTACACCTCCAAAGGCGGCAGCGGCGCCTTGGGCTTGGCTTTCTCCGAAGCGAAGAATTGGATCGGAGAATGGTCGGATTCCTCCAATGGCGCTTTTGGTCCCGATGGTGCCCTGTATGCTAATTTCACGAAAGATGGTTCCGCGTCGTATGTTATGCCGGATAAGTCTCTTCGTGGAGGTTTTCGGTATTTGACTGTATTCTTGGTCACAGAGGACCAAGTCTCTGTCGATGTTGATGCCGTGAGCTTGGAGATTGGCTTCCAGCCTACCTGGTCTAATCTGCGGGCTTATCAAGGATATTTCCATTCCAATGATGATCTCCTGAACCGTATCTGGTATAGTGGTGCCTATACGCTGCAGACCAATGCCGTTCCCGTGAATACAGGCCGTCAGGTGCCTATGCTCAAGAAAGGATGGGCCAATAATGCGACGATGGGACCTGGAGATACGATCCTCGTGGATGGTGCCAAGCGAGATCGTGCCGTATGGCCGGGCGACATGGGAGTGGCGGTTCCTGCGGCGTTTGTTAGTACTGGCGACTTGGAAAGCGTGAAGAACGCCCTGCAGACAATGTACGATACTCAG GATAAAACAACGGGCGCTTTCGACGAATCAGGACCACCGCTGAGTCAAAAAGACTCGGACACATACCACATGTGGTCCATGGTAGGAACATACAACTATCTGCTCTACACTAACGATACTTCCTTTCTATCGAAGAACTGGAACAAGTACCAAAAGGCTATGGACTATATCTACAACAAAGTAGACAATTCAACCGGTCTACTAAATGTCACCGGCACGCGCGACTGGGCCAGATGGCAGCAGGGATACAACAACAGCGAAGCACAGATGAT ACTGTATCATACCCTAACAACAGGCGCCCAGCTAGCCTCTTGGGCAGGCTCCAGCAGCCTTACAGACAAATGGAACGCCCAAGCAACAGACCTGGTACAGTCCATCAACGAGTATTGCTGGGACGACGAATACGGTGCATTCAAAGATAACGCCACAGCCACAGCGCTACACCCACAGGACGCAAACAGCCTAGCTCTTCTCTACGGAATCGTTGACCCAGACAGAGCCAGCAGGATCTCCAAGAATCTACTGCAAAACTGGACCCCAATCGGTGCAGAGACGCCCGAACTCCCGAATAACATCTCCCCATTCATTTCATCCTTCGAAATCCAGGGTCACTTCAAAATTGGCCAGACCGCCAGAGCACTGGAGCTCATCCGACGTAGCTGGGGCTGGTACCTCAACAACCCCAACGGCACCGGGAGCACAGTGATCGAGGGATATCTAGTAGACGGTTCATTTGGATACAGATCCGACCGCGGGTACAGTCACGATCCGTCGTATGTTTCTCATGCACATGGGTGGTCCGCCGGTCCAACGAATGCCTTGACAACCTATGTTCTGGGTCTTTCTATTACGTCGCCGCGCGGCCTGACGTGGAAAATTGCGCCGCAGTTCGGCGATCTCAAGACCGTCGAGGGCGGGTTCACGACATCGCTGGGGAAATTCCAGGCGTCGTGGGATAAGAGCCCGGATGGGTACACGTTGCAGTTTTCCGTGCCGCCTGGAACGAAGGGGAATTTGACATTGCCGTATGTGAGGAGCTCAGAGAAGCCGTCGATCACGATTGATGGgaacaatatcaacaagGGCGTGTACTATGTCGATGATACGGCGACGATTACCGTCAGCGGTGGAGGGAGTCATAGAGTTGTAGTGTCGTAG
- a CDS encoding galacturan 1,4-alpha-galacturonidase C has product MRWLSTPLVAVSLSLGLSAISHASQIDRKGNICTVKANGNQTDDVPRLLEAFRKCGNGGTIVFREDQSYWIASRLNPILSDVTIEWRGKWTFSDDLDYWRNHSYPVAFQNHAAGFVITGRNITIDGYGTGGIDGNGNVWYTAEAGNTQPGRSMPFVFWNVSDVHVDNFYVKDPQLWALNIMNGTNMQFNNITCNATAVDAPYGENWVQNTDGFDTMDARNIRLTNFVYQGGDDCIAIKPRSYDINIHNVTCRGGNGIAIGSLGQYKEDSSVDNIIRYNDDMHGSAYIKTWTGVPTPQDSYDSAGLPRGGGRGNVSNLIFSNFEAQGANIGPTINQNQGDNGSYSGTSLMTVSDITFANCTGYVTNEGEVTSTVTCSENHPCYDIYYDNVVLYQGKNASEPGIGSCKWTTDNGVHGLEGC; this is encoded by the exons ATGCGTTGGCTGAGTACTCCTCTTGTCGCGGTTTCCCTGTCGCTAGGGTTATCTGCTATCAGCCATGCGTCCCAGATCGACCGCAAGGGCAATATCTGCACGGTCAAAGCGAATGGTAATCAGACGGACGATGTGCCGAGACTCCTGGAAGCGTTTCGGAAATGTGGCAACGGGGGCACCATTGTCTTCCGCGAAGACCAGTCGTATTGGATCGCTTCGCGCTTGAATCCAATCCTTAGTGATGTGACAATTGAATGGCGGGGGAAATGGACG TTCTCTGATGATTTAGATTACTGGCGCAATCACTCTTACCCTGTTGCTTTCCAGAACCATGCTGCGGGCTTCGTGATCACCGGACGCAACATCACCATCGATGGATACGGCACTGGAGGTATCGATGGCAACGGCAATGTCTGGTATACCGCAGAAGCGGGTAACACTCAGCCCGGAAGATCGATGCCCTTCGTCTTCTGGAACGTCTCGGACGTCCACGTTGACAATTTCTACGTGAAGGACCCGCAGCTTTGGGCCCTCAATATCATGAACGGCACTAATATGCAGTTTAACAATATCACCTGCAATGCGACAGCAGTGGATGCACCTTACGGAGAGAACTGGGTTCAAAACACAGATGGGTTTG ACACAATGGACGCGAGAAACATCCGTCTCACCAACTTCGTATACCAAGGCGGAGACGACTGCATAGCTATCAAACCCAGATCCTACGATATTAATATTCACAACGTCACCTGTCGCGGCGGCAATGGCATCGCCATCGGCAGTTTGGGTCAATATAAAGAAGATTCGAGCGTAGATAAT ATCATCCGATACAACGATGACATGCACGGCAGCGCCTACATCAAGACATGGACTGGCGTCCCCACCCCGCAGGATTCCTACGACAGTGCCGGTCTCCCCCGCGGCGGCGGCCGGGGCAATGTCAGTAATCTCATTTTCTCGAACTTTGAGGCTCAGGGTGCCAATATAGGTCCTACGATCAATCAAAACCAGGGTGACAACGGCTCGTACTCTGGTACGAGTCTGATGACCGTTTCTGACATTACTTTTGCCAATTGCACGGGCTATGTTACCAACGAAGGCGAGGTGACTTCAACTGTCACCTGTTCTGAGAACCATCCTTGTTATGATATTTACTATGACAATGTGGTTTTGTATCAGGGGAAGAATGCATCTGAGCCTGGAATAGGCTCTTGCAAGTGGACCACTGACAACGGGGTCCACGGACTAGAGGGATGCTGA
- a CDS encoding putative glutaredoxin Grx1, whose protein sequence is MSAAKIKAQGIINDNAVVVFSKSYCPYCKSSKSLLSQLDAKYLTIELDEESDGSAIQDALVEISGQRTVPNIFIKQKHIGGNSDLQARKSELPALLKDAGAL, encoded by the exons ATGTCTGCCGCTAAGATCAAAGCCCAGGGCATCATCAACGACAACGCCGTCG TCGTTTTCTCCAAGTCCTACTGCCCCTACTGCAAATCTAGCAAGAGCCTCCTTAGCCAGCTGGACGCAAAGTACCTCACCATCGAGCTCGATGAAGAGA GCGATGGCAGCGCCATCCAGGACGCCCTCGTGGAAATCAGCGGCCAGCGCACCGTCcccaacatcttcatcaagcagAAGCATATCGGTGGAAACTCGGATCTGCAGGCTCGCAAAAGCGAGCTTCCTGCCTTGCTGAAGGACGCTGGTGCTCTTTAG
- a CDS encoding chalcone-flavanone isomerase-domain-containing protein encodes MRPPTSTMQGTPLRACTQCIRRQYLRPTGATPTPQRLLSTTRALRSTPKNPLRNSTSSRAREAEIARSKNTMTLSAAGIVACAAAMYGVIKLDVFGLDQVSPKEEEHKVEVQKEGAMKLDGPAGFGGNASVIRVQGQDGAEEVSTGTSTIPTFPSVIRLPKAIDAGSLKAGDEVPESVEEEEYQLLGLGIRTVSFLKIQVYVVGMYVAKSDISELQQRLVRTAVNPPGAKEGVVDTPGATSATSLVSTERQGLKELLLDAERGDEVWDAVIRGDGLKTAFRIVPTRNTDFLHLRDGWVRGITGRAQKANAKALEGAQSEFQDESFGTALNDFKSLFGGGQRKNVPKGQTLLLVRGGRGELDALFHPDPAKPVRFLGRVSDERISRLVWLNYLAGKNVSSEGARQSVVDGVMGIVERPVGTVVQKIV; translated from the coding sequence ATGCGACCCccaacatcaacaatgcaGGGCACACCCCTGCGCGCCTGCACACAATGCATCCGACGCCAATACCTCCGTCCAACAGGCGCAACCCCGACCCCTCAACGCCTGCTAAGCACAACCCGCGCCCTCCGCTCCACACCCAAGAACCCTCTCCGCAACTCTACCAGCTCGCGCGCCCGCGAAGCAGAGATCGCGCGCTCCAAAAACACAATGACGCTTTCTGCGGCGGGGATAGTAGCCTGCGCGGCGGCGATGTACGGGGTCATCAAGCTGGACGTATTCGGACTTGACCAGGTCTCTcctaaagaagaagaacacaaAGTCGAAGTCCAGAAAGAGGGAGCAATGAAACTAGACGGACCAGCTGGATTCGGGGGAAATGCATCGGTGATACGGGTACAGGGACAAGATGGTGCGGAGGAGGTGTCCACGGGGACGAGCACGATTCCTACATTTCCGAGCGTGATCCGGTTACCGAAGGCGATTGATGCGGGGTCTTTGAAGGCCGGGGATGAAGTACCCGAGTCtgtcgaggaagaggagtatCAGTTACTTGGGTTGGGGATTCGGACTGTGTCGTTCCTCAAGATCCAGGTGTATGTTGTGGGGATGTATGTGGCCAAGAGCGATATTTCGGAGCTGCAGCAGCGGCTTGTGCGGACGGCGGTGAATCCGCCTGGGGCGAAGGAGGGGGTTGTTGATACGCCTGGGGCGACGTCTGCGACATCGTTGGTTTCGACGGAGAGACAGGGATTGAAGGAGTTGCTTCTGGATGCGGAGCGGGGGGATGAGGTTTGGGATGCGGTTATCCGGGGTGATGGGCTGAAGACTGCGTTCCGAATTGTACCTACGCGGAATACGGATTTCTTACATTTGCGCGATGGCTGGGTGAGGGGGATTACGGGGCGGGCGCAGAAGGCTAATGCGAAGGCTTTGGAGGGTGCGCAGAGCGAGTTCCAGGATGAGTCATTTGGGACTGCATTGAATGACTTTAAGAGTTTGTTTGGTGGTGGACAGAGGAAGAATGTGCCCAAGGGGCAGACGTTGTTGCTTGTGCGTGGTGGCCGTGGGGAACTGGATGCGCTTTTCCATCCGGATCCTGCTAAGCCCGTGCGGTTCTTGGGGCGTGTGTCTGATGAGCGAATTAGCCGCTTGGTTTGGTTGAATTATCTTGCTGGTAAGAATGTTTCGAGCGAGGGTGCTAGGCAAAGTGTTGTGGATGGAGTGATGGGTATTGTTGAACGGCCGGTTGGGACTGTCGTGCAGAAGATTGTGTAA
- a CDS encoding BAG domain protein, translating into MTQLLSHDSQSFLGETCAFYLTYFKNKFPTSLNTIQDKFVATFSAETPLSLRSLGPPPTWITENTFAADKHTLAVTILACALAVAIMSWRSPFGNLFRRSPQYSTVSNTPQVSDSDYSYIVDGAAGTYGNQDDNAPDTLLLKHKRNAYELNFPAYAINDGTLSVRELRRRAAEATGAPDPKRVKLLYKGKLLDDDELSCRDEGLKQQSEVLCVVSEVGESTPSEGSDAEDKASDSAAPDDAPRPKRVRNRNKNKKNKNKKKNKDGVDTLGPPADQKPSASPSRSTLPAPAPNLKAFSTPFEQAQALSAYFQRELLPLCNEYIANTPTDPKSREFEHAKLSETILAQVILRADGIEPDGNVDARNARKALVKEAQSTLTKLDQAKA; encoded by the coding sequence ATGACCCAACTGCTGTCGCACGATTCTCAGTCCTTTCTGGGCGAGACTTGTGCATTCTACCTAACTTACTTTAAAAACAAGTTTCCTACTTCCCTCAACACCATTCAAGACAAATTCGTCGCAACCTTTTCTGCTGAAACGCCTTTGTCTTTGCGCTCCCTTGGGCCCCCACCGACTTGGATCACCGAGAACACTTTCGCCGCCGACAAGCATACACTCGCTGTTACAATCCTTGCTTGCGCACTAGCCGTAGCCATCATGTCCTGGCGCTCTCCGTTCGGTAATCTCTTCCGTCGCTCTCCACAGTATTCCACTGTCTCCAACACGCCGCAAGTCAGCGATAGCGATTACAGTTATATCGTCGACGGTGCGGCAGGCACATATGGGAATCAAGACGACAATGCGCCAGACACGCTTCTCCTTAAACACAAAAGGAACGCATATGAGCTCAATTTCCCAGCATACGCCATTAATGATGGGACGCTCAGCGTTCGCGAGTTGAGGCGACGAGCTGCGGAAGCGACAGGCGCTCCCGACCCAAAGCGGGTCAAGCTACTTTACAAGGGCAAGCTTTTGGACGACGATGAACTGTCCTGTCGGGATGAGGGACTCAAACAACAGTCGGAGGTGCTTTGCGTGGTATCGGAAGTGGGAGAAAGCACCCCTAGCGAGGGGTCCGACGCGGAAGATAAGGCCAGCGACTCGGCGGCTCCGGATGATGCGCCCCGCCCGAAGAGGGTTCGCAACCGGaataagaacaagaagaacaagaataagaaaaagaacaaagatggTGTTGACACTCTCGGGCCGCCAGCCGATCAGAAACCCTCTGCGTCCCCCAGCAGATCGACACTTCCAGCGCCGGCTCCCAACCTCAAAGCCTTCAGCACCCCATTTGAGCAAGCACAGGCACTTTCAGCGTACTTTCAAAGAGAGCTGCTGCCACTTTGCAATGAATATATTGCCAATACCCCAACCGATCCCAAGTCGCGTGAGTTTGAACATGCGAAGTTAAGTGAGACGATTTTGGCGCAAGTGATTCTTAGGGCAGATGGCATTGAGCCCGATGGCAATGTGGATGCTCGAAATGCGCGCAAGGCACTCGTCAAGGAAGCGCAGTCCACCCTCACCAAACTAGACCAAGCAAAGGCATGA
- a CDS encoding uncharacterized protein (LMBR1 domain protein): protein MISITSISVGSNIFFSFALLAISILVLLLLRRFLTLRATPAYLTIPVFLALALPASVVLLVPIDLASSSRDGGGPRAIWLPDRLILVSWRIAYWLIFVLTWAILPLLGEYVDSGYREPKGRIEYSLRSNARYQLIVLCCAVVGLIYISIQNGFEFTSIKALVMALAYVWGLVLAIYLMGHGLVSIPRTLFRNANVSGRLRRIQAYAPRLHDRLMDAITDLESLESQVSQLQRRKTGSALEFKDWIEDLAETSNSSEQRTALLEPSDVSSTIPSVITERYMADLTRRLQRARHLKARFIDEWDRLVLTAADLQAIINSSASKKLEFGHAPHRATFFTRQKILNPYMRHHLYVHVIPSVRLLFGVIFAAASLCVIWSELIKSWAPRLSVVTLSIVSYHKDPAPVGFGRQVTASAWLLYMCWAALVGVNDAKVWGNRALVRRNTYGESACWYAGLVARLTVPIAYNFVTFLPMSARENTTFYRFLGRSIDLTPLGKGFDYFFPIFILAPVCATLFNLYGRVKNICGFGLLEEEDEDLENNPSGYGLGGWREGRDLIERELTGLGSLSLSARDRSPQPSSRVEEGTNAFSSSRTPRGEATRPSRPSRGAATASTVVTEEEDDNFFQSFAHRVKNTFETAGTPQWLQGDSFRLPRWMGSDGNEGNNGLARWFGGRPAPGGVRL from the exons ATGATCTCCATAACTTCGATCTCTGTTGGCTCtaatatcttcttttcttttgccctTTTGGCAATCTCAATCCTTGTCTTACTTCTTCTACGGCGTTTCCTGACCTTGCGAGCTACTCCAGCTTACCTCACGATTCCCGTTTTTCTTGCGCTCGCCCTCCCCGCTAGCGTAGTACTCCTGGTCCCGATTGATCTAGCATCGAGCTCGCGTGATGGAGGCGGACCCAGGGCCATTTGGTTGCCTGACCGTTTGATCCTGGTATCCTGGCGCATTGCCTACTGGTTAATCTTTGTGCTAACCTG GGCTATTCTACCATTGCTTGGTGAATATGTCGACTCCGGCTACCGCGAGCCGAAAGGTCGCATCGAATACTCCCTCCGCTCCAATGCCCGATATCAACTTATCGTGCTGTGCTGTGCGGTTGTGGGATTAATCTACATATCAATTCAAAATGGGTTCGAGTTCACGTCGATAAAAGCACTAGTTATGGCTCTCGCGTACGTATGGGGTCTTGTCCTTGCGATCTATCTGATGGGTCATGGCCTTGTTTCCATACCTCGTACTCTATTCCGCAATGCGAACGTGAGCGGTCGACTGCGCAGAATCCAAGCTTATGCGCCCCGGTTGCACGACCGTCTGATGGACGCGATCACCGACCTCGAGAGTCTTGAATCGCAAGTCTCTCAGTTACAACGACGCAAGACTGGCAGTGCTTTGGAGTTCAAGGACTGGATCGAAGACCTGGCTGAGACATCTAACTCCTCCGAGCAACGGACCGCACTTCTTGAACCTTCCGACGTGTCGAGTACGATTCCATCTGTCATCACAGAGCGCTATATGGCAGATCTTACTAGACGACTCCAGCGCGCTCGGCATCTGAAGGCCCGCTTTATCGATGAGTGGGATCGTTTAGTGCTGACGGCCGCCGATTTGCAAGCCATCATCAACTCATCTGCATCGAAGAAACTCGAGTTCGGTCACGCCCCCCATCGCGCAACGTTCTTTACACGTCAAAAGATTCTGAATCCATACATGCGACACCATCTCTACGTCCACGTAATCCCGAGCGTCCGGCTGCTTTTCGGCGTGATCTTTGCGGCTGCATCTCTGTGTGTTATCTGGTCAGAATTGATTAAGTCATGGGCTCCCCGGTTGTCAGTTGTGACTCTCTCCATAGTCTCCTATCACAAAGATCCAGCACCCGTAGGCTTCGGAAGACAAGTGACCGCCTCTGCTTGGTTGTTGTACATGTGCTGGGCTGCGTTAGTTGGTGTCAACGATGCTAAAGTGTGGGGCAATCGCGCTCTAGTTCGCCGCAACACGTACGGCGAAAGCGCTTGCTGGTACGCGGGGCTCGTCGCTAGGCTAACTGTGCCGATCGCATACAACTTTGTAACATTCTTACCGATGAGTGCCAGGGAGAACACCACGTTTTACCGTTTTCTCGGGCGGTCCATTGACTTGACACCGCTTGGAAAAGGGTTTGATTATTTCTTTCCCATATTCATTCTCGCACCGGTCTGTGCTACCCTTTTCAATCTCTATGGCCGGGTGAAGAATATATGCGGATTTGGCCTCttagaagaggaggacgaagacTTGGAAAACAACCCTAGTGGTTATGGTCTAGGAGGCTGGCGCGAAGGTCGTGATCTGATCGAGCGAGAGCTCACCGGCCTTGGGTCCCTATCGCTCTCTGCTCGTGATCGATCTCCTCAGCCTTCCAGCCGTGTCGAAGAAGGCACTAAtgccttttcttcgtcgCGGACCCCTCGGGGTGAGGCTACCCGACCTTCACGGCCATCCCGTGGAGCCGCCACAGCCTCCACTGTAGTgacggaggaagaagatgataaCTTTTTCCAATCGTTTGCTCACCGGGTGAAAAATACGTTTGAAACCGCTGGTACACCTCAATGGTTGCAGGGCGACTCGTTCCGACTTCCAAGGTGGATGGGAAGTGATGGCAACGAGGGCAATAACGGGCTCGCCAGATGGTTCGGTGGTCGACCAGCGCCTGGTGGGGTGAGGCTGTGA
- a CDS encoding putative dimethylaniline monooxygenase, with protein MGPRYRSVAVIGTGPSGVSAVKALNDEKIFDTIRVFERRDRVGGLWHYDPIPDPFPTSTSSSVKQSKIPLSFPTFTPPVPEDTTARTAIYDTLDSNVGAGAMAFTHSSFPEVNSALSVRQYGKSNPSRPFRVVSSYLEDLFKEYLHLVSFNTTVERVEKEDDKWTITLRKRGQFHNNQPADYWWQEHFDAVVIASGHYNVPWIPDIAGLDQAASTHPTKFEHSKAFRSANDYVDKKVIVVGGSISSADLVADLHPIVKGPLYLSLRGKNEALQAAWDLPNVEGKPTIERVQTTERGINVIFADGSVVENVDKLIFATGFKLAYPFLSPNPTTPNNRVAGFYQHVFKIGDPSLALVGQVRAAISFRVYEYQAVAVARYFAGRNAKALPSPQEQDLWEVERLKYKGPSSLFHEIKPDFKEYFDFLRDLAGPPAPGTTAYELPPWDDKWAELGFGVLGLKDQYWRSLKAAAEQVRAKL; from the coding sequence ATGGGTCCCCGATACCGCAGCGTAGCAGTCATTGGCACCGGTCCATCTGGTGTTTCTGCCGTCAAAGCCTTGAatgatgagaagatcttcgaCACCATTCGCGTCTTCGAACGACGAGACCGAGTCGGAGGTCTCTGGCACTATGACCCAATCCCCGATCCCTTTCCGACCTCTACTTCGTCAAGTGTGAAGCAGAGCAAAATCCCATTAAGCTTCCCAACCTTCACACCCCCAGTACCTGAAGACACAACAGCGCGCACAGCCATCTACGACACCCTTGACAGCAATGTCGGGGCTGGAGCCATGGCATTCACACATTCCTCGTTTCCAGAGGTCAATTCCGCCCTATCAGTCAGGCAATATGGGAAGTCGAATCCCTCCCGTCCGTTCCGGGTTGTGTCTTCATACCTAGAAGACCTCTTTAAGGAGTATCTTCACCTCGTCTCTTTCAATACAACAGTAGAGAGAGTagaaaaggaagatgacAAATGGACCATCACGCTCCGGAAACGAGGTCAGTTTCACAATAACCAGCCAGCAGATTACTGGTGGCAAGAACACTTCGATGCCGTGGTAATCGCATCAGGACATTACAACGTCCCCTGGATCCCGGACATAGCTGGTTTGGACCAGGCCGCTAGTACCCATCCTACCAAGTTCGAACACTCAAAGGCATTCCGCTCAGCGAACGATTACGTCGATAAGAAAGTTATCGTGGTCGGTGGGAGCATATCCTCCGCCGATCTGGTAGCGGATCTACACCCCATCGTCAAGGGCCCACTATATCTCTCCCTACGAGGCAAAAACGAGGCCTTGCAAGCTGCCTGGGACCTTCCCAATGTCGAGGGAAAGCCGACGATTGAGCGCGTCCAAACAACAGAAAGAGGAATCAATGTGATCTTCGCGGACGGGAGTGTCGTCGAGAACGTGGACAAGCTCATATTCGCAACGGGTTTCAAGCTCGCCTATCCGTTCCTCAGTCCCAATCCTACCACGCCTAACAACCGCGTAGCCGGGTTCTACCAACATGTGTTCAAGATCGGAGACCCGTCGTTAGCACTGGTAGGCCAGGTGCGAGCGGCCATTAGCTTCCGGGTCTATGAATATCAGGCTGTCGCTGTGGCACGGTATTTCGCCGGTCGGAATGCAAAGGCTTTGCCTAGTCCGCAGGAGCAGGATCTGTGGGAGGTCGAGCGGTTGAAGTATAAGGGTCCGAGTTCCCTCTTCCATGAGATTAAGCCTGACTTCAAGGAGTATTTTGATTTCCTCCGGGACTTAGCGGGCCCGCCTGCGCCGGGGACAACTGCTTATGAGCTGCCGCCGTGGGATGATAAATGGGCTGAGTTGGGATTCGGGGTTTTGGGTCTGAAAGATCAATACTGGAGATCTTTGAAAGCTGCTGCCGAACAAGTGAGGGCCAAGTTGTAg